Sequence from the Deltaproteobacteria bacterium genome:
TCTCCTCCGCGAATCGGCCATTCCAAAGCCCAAAAGCGGCTCGGATGCTCTCACCTTCGCTACGCGAAGTCAAGGATTATGCACGCAATCATGCCGGCATAGCTAACGCGGACTCACGATCTCGCCTCCATGATCGCGAACAGCACCAGTGCCAGCGTGAGCACGACCTCGGCACCGGCCCGGCAGGTGGCGTCGGTAATCCCGTCGAGCCAGTGGTGCAACCCAAGGCGCAGTCCGACAACCGCAGCGGCTGCGCTCACGCCCACGAGAATTCCTATCTCTTGCAGCGCGGTGAACAAGACGCCGAAGGTAAACACGCTGGCGAAGGCGAACTCACGGAATCCGACCGCGCTGGCGTACTTGAGCCGGCGGCCATCGCTACGAGCGGCGCGCGCTCCGTGTGCCAACACCACCATCGCCCAGCCTCCCAGCACCGGAGCGAACAGCAGCGCCGGCAGCCGGCCCCGTTCCAGAATCGTCAAACTCCACAGCTGCAACGCCGCGGTTACCGACAGTGTTAGCCAACCGCAGGCGTTGTATTCCGGCTCCGCCAGCATGGACAGCGCCCGCGCGCGGTTGTGGCCGGCAATCAGCGCGCTGCCGGTGCGCAGCAGGCCATCGGCCGGGCGCGCCGCCGTCGCCGCCAGCCACAAGCCCAGGGCGAGGCCGGCGCGCGGCAGTGGTGGCAGCCAGCCACCGAGCAGCCGATCCATCAGCCACCAACAGCCGCCGGCGAGCGCTCCGACGACCGGATAGAAGAACGCCGCGGCTCCAGGGGGCACCACGGGCGCCACCGGCAGCACCGTCAACCACGCCACCGCCGCAAGCAGATCGGCCCACGATGGCAGCGGTCCGCCCCGCCACCATTGCGCCTCTTCGCCGCTTGGCTGCTCGCCCATCAGCGCCAGCCCGCCAATTTCGAGCTGCGCCAGCGCAACGCCACGATAGTCGCCACGATTTTCCAGCCGGCATGCAGTGCCCCGCTCACGGTGCCGCTCACCTTGGATACGCCTACGCGGCGGCGGTACCCCACTGCCACCTCCTGAATACGCAGGCCGGCCAGTACCGCCTTCACCTGCATTTCGATGCTCCAACCGAAGTCGCGATCGCGCAGGTCGAGCTGTTCGAGCGCGGCAAAGCGAATCGCCCGAAACGGCCCCAAGTCACTGTAACGAAAGCCGAAGAGCAGGCGCACCAGCGCGGTCGCCAGCGCGTTGCCCAGCCGCGCTTGCGGCGGCAAGGCGCCGGGGTCGGCTCCGCGTACGCGCGAGCCGATGACTAAGTCGGCCTGTTCACGCGCAATCGGATCGAGCAGGCGCGGCATTTCCTCGGGGTGGTCGCTGAAATCACCGTCAAGAAACACCACGATGTCGGGCGGCTGGCCGCGAATCACCTCC
This genomic interval carries:
- a CDS encoding adenosylcobinamide-GDP ribazoletransferase; translation: MGEQPSGEEAQWWRGGPLPSWADLLAAVAWLTVLPVAPVVPPGAAAFFYPVVGALAGGCWWLMDRLLGGWLPPLPRAGLALGLWLAATAARPADGLLRTGSALIAGHNRARALSMLAEPEYNACGWLTLSVTAALQLWSLTILERGRLPALLFAPVLGGWAMVVLAHGARAARSDGRRLKYASAVGFREFAFASVFTFGVLFTALQEIGILVGVSAAAAVVGLRLGLHHWLDGITDATCRAGAEVVLTLALVLFAIMEARS
- a CDS encoding glycosyltransferase family 2 protein; this encodes MYFGQRVAVIIPVLNEEGAIAPVVRAIPREVADDIVVVDNGSSDGSAAAARRAGATVVSEPRRGYGSACWRGLEVIRGQPPDIVVFLDGDFSDHPEEMPRLLDPIAREQADLVIGSRVRGADPGALPPQARLGNALATALVRLLFGFRYSDLGPFRAIRFAALEQLDLRDRDFGWSIEMQVKAVLAGLRIQEVAVGYRRRVGVSKVSGTVSGALHAGWKIVATIVALRWRSSKLAGWR